GGGATCGACCCGGACCGCACGCTGTGGTCCTGGAGCCGTGGCATCGGCCATCTGGGGGCCGGCGACCAGTTCGCGGGCCTGACGCATCTGGTGGAGACCGGGCGTGCCCGGCCGGGCCAGCGTGCCCTGCTGGCGGGGGTCGGGGGCGGGTTCACGTGGTCGGCGGCGGTGGTCGAGTTCACGGACGCGCCCCAGTGGGCGGCGTCCGGCGGCGATCGAGCGGACCTATAGCCGGGCACCGCAGAGTCCGAAAAGTGAGGCCGCCCTGTCAGCCGCGGCCGGAACACGAGAGGGAGAAAGCTCCATGAACATCGATGATCTCCGTAGGATCCTCGTCGAGTGCGCGGGCGATGACGGGACCGGGAGCCTTGACGGCGACATTCTCGACACCCCCTTCGCCGACCTCGGCTACGACTCGCTGGCTCTGATGGAGACGGCGAGCCGTATCAAGCAGGAGTTCGGCGTGGTCATCCTCGACGAGGACATCGCCACGGTGGAGACGCCGCGGGTCCTGCTGAGGATCGTCTCGGACCTCGCGAGCTCGCCGGCCGCAGCCGCATGACCGGCCGGCGCCACACGGTCATCACGGGCATCGGCGTCCTCGCCCCCGGCGGCAACGGCACGAAGGCGTTCTGGGACCTGATGACGGCAGGCCGCACCGCGACCCGCCGCATCGCCGCGTTCGATCCGTCCGAGTTCCGCTCCCAGGTCGCGGGAGAGGTCGACTTCGACGCGGAGGCCCAGGGGCTGGGGCATCGCGAGATCCGCCGCCTGGACCGGGCATCGCAGTTCGCCGTCGTCACGGCGCGTGAGGCGCTGGAGGACAGCGGCCTCGACCTGGACACGGTCGACCCGTCGCGCACGGGCGTGAGCATCGGTACGGCGATCGGTGCGGCCACCAGTCTGGAGCGGGAGTACCTGGTGCTCTCCGACTCGGGCAAGGACTGGCTGGTCGACCACCGCTACGCCTCCCCGCACCTGTTCGACTACTTCACCCCGGCCACGATCGCCACCGAGGTCGGCTGGGACATGCGTGCCGAGGGCCCGGTCAACACCGTGTCCACGGGCTGCACTTCGGGCATCGACGCGGTCGGCAACGCCCATCAGCTGATCTCCGAGGGCAGCGCGGACATCGTCTTCGCCGGAGCGACGGAGGCGGCGATCACCCCGCTGGCGATCGCCTGCTTCGACGCGATCAAGGCGACGACTCCGCGCAACGACGACCCCGCGACCGCGGCCCGCCCCTTCGACCGGACCCGCAACGGTTTCGTCATCGCCGAGGGCGCCGCCATGTTCGTCCTCGAGGAGTACGAGCACGCCAGGCGCCGCGGGGCGAAGATCTACGGAGAGATCGCCGGCTACGCCAACCGCTGCAACGGCTACCACATGACGGGGCTCAGCCCGCACGGCCGCGAGATGGCCACGGCCATCACCTCGGCGATGGACGAGGGCGGCATCGACAAGGACGGCCTCGACTACATCAACGCGCACGGCTCGGGCACCAAGCAGAACGACCTGCACGAGACGGGCGCGTTCAAGCGCGCGCTCGGCGAGCACGCCTACGGCACTCCGGTCAGCTCGATCAAGTCGATGATCGGTCACTCGCTGGGGGCCATCGGCTCCATCGAGATCGCGGCGTGCGCCCTGGCCATCGAGCACGGGGTGATCCCGCCGACGGCCAACCTGCACGAGAAGGACCCGGAGTGCGACCTCGACTACGTGCCGCTGACGGCGCGGGAGGCGCGGGTCGACACCGCCTTGACGGTCGGCAGCGGCTTCGGCGGGTTCCAGAGCGCGATGGTGCTGCGCAAGTGGCGAGGAGCGAAGCGATGACCGTGGTGTTCACCGGACTCGGTGCGATGGCCCCCAACGGCCAGTCCACCGAGGAGTTCTGGACGGCGACGCTGGAGCAGCGCAGCGGGATCGCGCCGCTGGAGCGCTTCGACGCCGCGCAGTACCCGTCGCGGCTCGCCGGCCAGATCCGCGACTTCAAGGCCGAGCAGCTGCTGCCGGGCCGGCTGCTGCCGCAGACCGACCGGGTGACCCGGCTGGCGCTGGTGGCGGCCGAGGCGGCGATCGAGGACTGCGGGGCCGACCTCCAGTCCCTGCCGGACCTCGACATGGGGGTGATCTCCTCGAACGCGCACGGCGGTTTCGAGTTCACCCACAAGGAGATCCAGAAGCTCTGGACGAAGGGGCCCGAGAGCGTCAGCGTGTACGAGTCGTTCGCCTGGTTCTGCGCGGCGAACACCGGCCAGATCTCCATCCGCCACGGCATGCGCGGCTCCGGCAGTGTGCTGGTCGCCGACCAGTCGGGCGGTCTGGACGCGCTCGCGCTCGCCCGGCGCACCATCCGCCGCGGCACCCCGTTCACCATCGCCGGCGGCGTCGAGTCCTCGTACGACCCGTGGGGCTGGGTGTCGCACCTGGCGACCGGGCGCATCAGCGAGGCCGAGGACGCGGACCGCGCCTACCTGCCCTTCGACGCCGCGGCGAGCGGGTACGTGCCGGGCGAGGGCGGCGCGTACCTGGTCCTGGAGGACGCGGAGACGGCCCGCGGGCGTGGTGCCACGGTGTACGGCGAGCTGGCGGGCCATGCGGCGACGTTCGATCCGCGTCCCGGGTCCGGGCGCCCGCCGGCGCTGGCCTCGGCCATCCGCGGTGCCCTCAAGGACGCGGGCATCACGGCCGGGGACGTCGACGTGGTGTTCGCCGACGCGAGCGGTGTGCCGGAGCTGGACCGCATCGAGGCGGACGCGCTCGCCGGGATCTTCGGCCCGCGCGGTGTGCCGGTGACGGCGCCCAAGACGCTGACCGGCCGCCTGTACGCGGGCGGGGCGCCCCTCGATGTCGTCGCCGCGCTGCTGTCGCTGCGCGACGGGGTGATCCCCGCGACGGCGCATGTCGCCGACGTTCCCGAGGAGTACGCGCTGGACCTCGTCACGGGGCAGCCGCGCCGCGCGGAGCTGCGCACGGCGCTGGTGGTCGCCCGCGGCAACGGGGGCTACAACTCGGCGATGGTGGTGCGCTCGTGAAGATTCTGTTCGCCGCGGCCCCCGGCTACGGTCTGATGCTGCCGCTGGTCCCACTGGTGTGGGCCGCCCGCGCCGCGGGGCACGAGATCCTCGTCGCCACCACCGCGTACATGACGAAGGTGGGCCCCGAGTGGGGGCTGCCGATCGCGGATGTCTTCCCGCACCGCGATGTGGGCGGAGACCTGATGCTGGCCTCCTCCGGGCAGGCGCCCGAGCCCGGCACGCCCGAGTACGAGGACCCGCGGCTGCCCGCCGGCTACTGGGACCTGGCCAAGCAGGTCAAGCCGTTCGAGCTGTTCACGCTCGTCTCCACCGAGGGCACAGTCGAGGCGGGCCGCGACTTCGGCGCCGATCTGATCGTGTACACCTCGGACCATCAGGCGGGCCGGATGGCGGCCGTCGCGCTCGGGATTCCGGCGCTCGAGGTCGGCAACCGGGTCTCCTGGTCGACGCGTGAC
This sequence is a window from Streptomyces xanthii. Protein-coding genes within it:
- a CDS encoding acyl carrier protein; this encodes MNIDDLRRILVECAGDDGTGSLDGDILDTPFADLGYDSLALMETASRIKQEFGVVILDEDIATVETPRVLLRIVSDLASSPAAAA
- a CDS encoding beta-ketoacyl-[acyl-carrier-protein] synthase family protein, which gives rise to MTGRRHTVITGIGVLAPGGNGTKAFWDLMTAGRTATRRIAAFDPSEFRSQVAGEVDFDAEAQGLGHREIRRLDRASQFAVVTAREALEDSGLDLDTVDPSRTGVSIGTAIGAATSLEREYLVLSDSGKDWLVDHRYASPHLFDYFTPATIATEVGWDMRAEGPVNTVSTGCTSGIDAVGNAHQLISEGSADIVFAGATEAAITPLAIACFDAIKATTPRNDDPATAARPFDRTRNGFVIAEGAAMFVLEEYEHARRRGAKIYGEIAGYANRCNGYHMTGLSPHGREMATAITSAMDEGGIDKDGLDYINAHGSGTKQNDLHETGAFKRALGEHAYGTPVSSIKSMIGHSLGAIGSIEIAACALAIEHGVIPPTANLHEKDPECDLDYVPLTAREARVDTALTVGSGFGGFQSAMVLRKWRGAKR
- a CDS encoding ketosynthase chain-length factor, with the translated sequence MTVVFTGLGAMAPNGQSTEEFWTATLEQRSGIAPLERFDAAQYPSRLAGQIRDFKAEQLLPGRLLPQTDRVTRLALVAAEAAIEDCGADLQSLPDLDMGVISSNAHGGFEFTHKEIQKLWTKGPESVSVYESFAWFCAANTGQISIRHGMRGSGSVLVADQSGGLDALALARRTIRRGTPFTIAGGVESSYDPWGWVSHLATGRISEAEDADRAYLPFDAAASGYVPGEGGAYLVLEDAETARGRGATVYGELAGHAATFDPRPGSGRPPALASAIRGALKDAGITAGDVDVVFADASGVPELDRIEADALAGIFGPRGVPVTAPKTLTGRLYAGGAPLDVVAALLSLRDGVIPATAHVADVPEEYALDLVTGQPRRAELRTALVVARGNGGYNSAMVVRS